In Paracoccus sp. TOH, a single window of DNA contains:
- a CDS encoding phenylacetate--CoA ligase family protein — translation MTFYDELETRSADERALWLAAELPAALARARSAPALARILAEIEPEEIATREALARLPVIRKSELSEAQKKKPPFGGFTTRHPHEFENIYQSPGPIYEPGRRGEDWWRLGRFLHAAGVGAGDIIHNCFGYHLTPAGMMFESAARAVGAATLPAGTGQTELQVRAAVDIGTTVYAGTPDYLKIMLDKAAEMGERLAMTRAVVSGGALFPSLRQAYAERGIATTQCYATADLGLIAYESPAQEGMIVDERVVVEIVRPGTGDPVPDGEVGEVVVTTLNADYPLVRFATGDLSAAMPGESPCGRTNMRIRGWMGRADQTTKIKGMFVRPEQVAALVARHPEISRARVVAERAGEMDVMTVLLETRGDDAARYEGTVLDTLKLRGRVELVAPGSLPNDGKVIEDRRNYD, via the coding sequence ATGACATTCTATGACGAGCTTGAAACCCGCAGCGCCGACGAGCGGGCACTGTGGCTGGCGGCCGAACTGCCGGCCGCGCTGGCGCGGGCGCGCTCGGCCCCGGCGCTGGCCCGCATCCTGGCCGAGATCGAGCCGGAGGAGATCGCCACGCGCGAGGCGCTGGCCCGGCTGCCGGTGATTCGCAAATCCGAGCTGTCCGAGGCGCAGAAGAAGAAGCCGCCCTTCGGCGGCTTCACCACCCGCCATCCGCACGAGTTCGAGAACATCTACCAAAGCCCCGGCCCGATCTATGAGCCCGGCCGCCGCGGCGAGGACTGGTGGCGCCTCGGTCGCTTCCTGCACGCTGCCGGCGTGGGGGCGGGCGACATCATCCACAATTGCTTCGGCTATCACCTGACCCCGGCCGGGATGATGTTCGAAAGCGCCGCCCGCGCCGTCGGGGCCGCGACCCTGCCGGCCGGGACCGGCCAGACCGAATTGCAGGTGCGGGCCGCGGTCGATATCGGCACCACGGTCTATGCCGGCACCCCGGACTATCTGAAGATCATGCTGGACAAGGCTGCCGAGATGGGCGAGCGGCTGGCGATGACCCGGGCCGTGGTCTCGGGCGGGGCGCTGTTTCCCAGCCTGCGCCAGGCCTATGCGGAACGCGGCATCGCCACCACGCAATGCTATGCCACCGCCGATCTGGGTCTGATCGCCTATGAATCCCCGGCGCAGGAAGGGATGATCGTGGATGAGCGGGTGGTGGTCGAGATCGTCCGTCCCGGCACCGGCGATCCGGTGCCGGATGGCGAGGTGGGCGAAGTCGTCGTCACCACGCTGAACGCCGATTATCCGCTGGTGCGCTTCGCCACCGGCGACCTGTCGGCGGCGATGCCGGGCGAAAGCCCCTGCGGGCGCACCAACATGCGGATTCGCGGCTGGATGGGCCGGGCCGACCAGACCACCAAGATCAAGGGCATGTTCGTCCGGCCCGAGCAGGTCGCGGCCCTGGTCGCCCGCCATCCCGAGATATCACGCGCTCGTGTTGTCGCCGAACGCGCCGGAGAGATGGATGTGATGACGGTGCTGCTGGAAACCCGGGGCGATGATGCGGCAAGATACGAAGGAACGGTGTTGGATACACTGAAACTTCGCGGCCGGGTGGAACTGGTTGCGCCGGGCTCGCTGCCGAATGACGGCAAGGTGATCGAGGACCGGCGCAACTACGACTGA
- a CDS encoding branched-chain amino acid ABC transporter permease: MFYREAGDFKTSYRDDGQTFPIRLDRWGYYAILAVAFLVVPLVIDSYWANAVLVPFLIYAIAAIGLNILTGYAGQVSLGTGGFMAVGAYAVYKLMTAFPGVPIVIHVLLAGAITAVVGMLFGLPSLRIKGFYLAVATLAAQFFLVWLFNKVPWFYNYSASGQINAPERTMFGWAVTGPATTASAKYLVCLCFAVALAWVARNLTRGSVGRKWMAIRDMDIAAEIIGVNPLTAKLSAFAVSSFFVGIAGALLFAVYLGAAEASEAFGINKSFLILFMVIIGGLGSIFGSFAGAAFLVLLPVFLKNVLVAQFGWPTDLAAHIELMIVGALIVFFLIVEPHGLARLWALTKEKLRLWPFPH, translated from the coding sequence ATGTTTTACCGTGAGGCGGGCGACTTCAAGACGAGCTATCGCGACGATGGCCAGACCTTTCCGATCAGGCTGGATCGCTGGGGCTATTACGCGATCCTGGCCGTGGCCTTCCTGGTCGTGCCCTTGGTCATCGACAGCTACTGGGCCAACGCGGTGCTGGTGCCCTTCCTGATCTATGCCATCGCCGCCATCGGGCTGAACATCCTGACCGGCTATGCCGGGCAGGTCAGCCTGGGCACCGGCGGCTTCATGGCGGTGGGCGCCTATGCGGTCTACAAGCTGATGACCGCCTTTCCCGGCGTGCCGATCGTGATCCATGTCCTGCTGGCCGGGGCGATCACCGCGGTGGTGGGCATGCTTTTCGGCCTGCCCAGCCTGCGGATCAAGGGCTTCTACCTGGCGGTGGCGACGCTGGCGGCGCAGTTCTTCCTGGTCTGGCTGTTCAACAAGGTGCCGTGGTTCTACAACTATTCGGCTTCGGGACAGATCAACGCGCCGGAACGCACCATGTTCGGCTGGGCGGTGACCGGGCCCGCCACCACGGCTTCGGCGAAATACCTGGTCTGCCTGTGTTTCGCCGTGGCCCTGGCCTGGGTGGCGCGCAACCTGACCCGCGGCAGCGTGGGCCGCAAATGGATGGCGATCCGCGACATGGACATCGCGGCCGAGATCATCGGCGTGAACCCGCTGACCGCCAAGCTCTCGGCCTTTGCCGTTTCCAGTTTCTTCGTCGGCATCGCCGGGGCGCTGCTCTTCGCCGTCTATCTGGGCGCGGCCGAGGCCAGCGAGGCCTTCGGCATCAACAAGAGCTTCCTGATCCTGTTCATGGTCATCATCGGCGGCCTGGGCAGCATCTTCGGCAGCTTTGCCGGCGCCGCCTTCCTGGTGCTGCTGCCGGTGTTCCTGAAGAACGTGCTGGTGGCGCAGTTCGGCTGGCCGACCGATCTGGCCGCCCATATCGAGCTGATGATCGTCGGCGCGCTGATCGTCTTCTTCCTGATCGTCGAGCCGCACGGGCTGGCGCGTCTGTGGGCGCTGACGAAGGAGAAGCTGCGGCTCTGGCCGTTCCCGCATTAA
- a CDS encoding ABC transporter ATP-binding protein codes for MTQTTTTSDGRQIGGVLMDLKNITLRFGGVTAIKDISFDIREGEIRAIIGPNGAGKSSMLNVISGFYVPQEGEIWFRGARRGPMKPYEVARLGIARTFQNIALFDGMSVLDNIMTGRLNMMKAPIWSQALWWGRAEREEVANREQVEKIIDFLEIQNIRKTPVGRLPYGLKKRVELARALAAEPKILLLDEPMAGMNVEEKEDMCRFILDVNDEFGTTIALIEHDMGVVMDLSDRVVVMDYGRKIGDGTPDEVRSNPEVISAYLGVEHA; via the coding sequence ATGACCCAGACGACGACCACTTCCGATGGCCGCCAGATCGGCGGCGTGCTGATGGACCTGAAGAACATCACCCTGCGCTTCGGCGGCGTCACGGCGATCAAGGACATCAGCTTCGACATCCGCGAGGGCGAGATCCGCGCCATCATCGGCCCGAACGGCGCCGGGAAATCCTCGATGCTGAACGTGATCTCGGGCTTCTACGTCCCGCAGGAGGGCGAGATCTGGTTCCGCGGCGCACGGCGCGGTCCGATGAAGCCCTATGAGGTGGCGCGGCTGGGCATCGCCCGCACCTTCCAGAACATCGCGCTGTTCGACGGCATGTCGGTGCTCGACAACATCATGACCGGGCGGCTGAACATGATGAAGGCGCCGATCTGGAGCCAGGCGCTGTGGTGGGGCCGGGCCGAGCGCGAGGAGGTCGCCAACCGCGAGCAGGTCGAGAAGATCATCGACTTCCTCGAGATCCAGAACATCCGCAAGACCCCGGTCGGCCGGCTGCCCTATGGGCTGAAGAAGCGCGTGGAACTGGCCCGGGCGCTGGCGGCCGAGCCGAAGATCCTGCTGCTCGACGAGCCGATGGCCGGCATGAACGTCGAGGAGAAGGAGGACATGTGCCGCTTCATCCTGGACGTGAACGACGAATTCGGCACCACCATCGCGCTGATCGAGCATGACATGGGCGTGGTCATGGACCTGTCGGACCGGGTGGTGGTGATGGATTACGGCCGCAAGATCGGCGACGGCACCCCGGACGAGGTGCGCAGCAATCCCGAGGTCATCAGCGCCTATCTGGGCGTGGAACACGCATAG
- a CDS encoding ABC transporter substrate-binding protein yields the protein MKLKLATVALGAFMAAAPAMADLVVPNLSYRTGPYGANGTQYADGFNDYFTLLNERDGGIGGEKIQTPECETAYNTEKGVECYESTKGSGALVYNPLSTGITYQLIPKVSADKIPLYTPGYGRTSAKNGKVFEWVFNAPANYWDGASVAIKYLLEQNGGDLNGKKIALVYHNSAYGKEPIRTLQDLSKKHGFTLTELPVDPPGQEQKSQWLQIRRDKPDYVLMWGWGVMNQTAIQEAANIRFPMENFIGIWWSGSEVDVLPVGAVANGYKSLTFNGVGTDYPLYADMQKYVVEPGKASQDGQFVGSALYSRGMYAAVVIAEAIRKAQELAGTPKITAAQLRDGFEALDITPARLTEIGLPDFGPEIKMSCDNHGGSGMARLQQWDASAKKWSLITEFTAPDQEILDPLILEDSEAYAKEAGITPRC from the coding sequence ATGAAACTGAAACTTGCAACTGTCGCGCTGGGCGCCTTCATGGCGGCGGCGCCGGCCATGGCCGATCTGGTGGTGCCGAACCTCAGCTATCGTACCGGGCCCTATGGCGCCAACGGCACGCAGTATGCCGACGGGTTCAACGACTATTTCACCCTGCTGAACGAGCGCGACGGCGGCATCGGCGGCGAGAAGATCCAGACCCCGGAATGCGAGACCGCCTACAATACCGAGAAGGGCGTCGAGTGCTACGAATCGACCAAGGGCTCGGGCGCGCTGGTCTATAACCCGCTGTCCACCGGCATCACCTATCAGCTGATCCCCAAGGTCTCGGCCGACAAGATCCCGCTTTACACGCCGGGCTATGGCCGCACCTCGGCCAAGAACGGCAAGGTCTTCGAATGGGTGTTCAACGCCCCGGCGAACTATTGGGACGGCGCCTCGGTGGCGATCAAGTATCTGCTGGAGCAGAACGGCGGCGATCTGAACGGCAAGAAGATCGCGCTGGTCTATCACAACTCGGCCTATGGCAAGGAGCCGATCCGCACCCTGCAGGACCTGTCGAAGAAACATGGCTTCACCCTGACCGAGCTGCCGGTCGACCCGCCGGGTCAGGAGCAGAAGAGCCAGTGGCTGCAGATCCGCCGCGACAAGCCGGATTACGTGCTGATGTGGGGCTGGGGCGTGATGAACCAGACCGCCATCCAGGAGGCCGCGAACATCCGCTTCCCGATGGAGAATTTCATCGGCATCTGGTGGTCCGGCTCCGAGGTTGACGTGCTGCCGGTGGGCGCCGTCGCCAACGGCTACAAATCGCTGACCTTCAACGGCGTCGGCACCGATTACCCGCTTTACGCCGACATGCAGAAATATGTCGTCGAGCCGGGCAAGGCCTCGCAGGACGGGCAGTTCGTCGGCTCGGCGCTGTATTCGCGCGGCATGTATGCCGCCGTGGTCATCGCCGAGGCGATCAGGAAGGCGCAGGAGCTGGCCGGCACCCCGAAGATCACCGCCGCGCAGCTGCGCGACGGCTTCGAGGCGCTGGACATCACCCCCGCGCGCCTGACCGAGATCGGGCTGCCGGACTTCGGCCCCGAGATCAAGATGAGCTGCGACAACCACGGCGGCAGCGGCATGGCCCGCCTGCAGCAATGGGACGCCTCGGCCAAGAAATGGAGCCTGATCACCGAATTCACCGCCCCCGATCAGGAAATCCTCGATCCGCTGATCCTCGAGGACAGCGAGGCCTATGCCAAGGAAGCCGGCATCACGCCGCGCTGCTGA
- a CDS encoding ABC transporter ATP-binding protein — protein sequence MFDAAPQRETLLEVNNIEVIYNHVILVLKGVSLSVPKGGITALLGGNGAGKTTTLKAISNLLHSERGEVTKGTISYRGERVQDMDPASLVKKGVIQVMEGRHCFEHLTIEENLLTGAYTRSDGGAAIRQDLEMVYNYFPRLKERRKSQAGYTSGGEQQMCAMGRALMSRPETILLDEPSMGLAPQLVEQIFEIVKAVNEGEGVTFLLAEQNTNVALRYAHYGYILESGRVVMDGPAEALRENPDVKEFYLGMSDQGRKSFRDVRSYRRRKRWLA from the coding sequence ATGTTCGACGCTGCGCCCCAACGCGAGACCCTGCTCGAGGTCAACAATATCGAGGTGATCTACAACCACGTCATCCTGGTGCTGAAGGGCGTCAGCCTGTCGGTGCCCAAGGGCGGCATCACCGCGCTGCTGGGCGGCAACGGCGCGGGCAAGACCACGACGCTGAAGGCGATCTCGAACCTGCTGCATTCCGAGCGCGGCGAGGTCACCAAGGGCACGATCAGCTATCGCGGCGAGCGGGTGCAGGACATGGACCCGGCCAGCCTGGTCAAGAAGGGGGTGATCCAGGTGATGGAGGGCCGCCATTGCTTCGAGCACCTGACCATCGAGGAGAACCTGCTGACCGGCGCCTATACGCGCAGCGACGGCGGCGCGGCGATCCGGCAGGATCTGGAGATGGTCTACAACTATTTCCCCCGCCTCAAGGAGCGGCGGAAAAGCCAGGCCGGCTATACCTCGGGCGGCGAGCAGCAGATGTGCGCCATGGGCCGCGCGCTGATGTCGCGCCCCGAGACCATCCTGCTGGACGAGCCCTCGATGGGGCTGGCGCCGCAGCTGGTCGAGCAGATCTTCGAGATCGTCAAGGCGGTGAACGAGGGCGAGGGCGTGACCTTCCTGCTGGCCGAGCAGAACACCAATGTCGCGCTGCGCTATGCGCATTACGGCTATATCCTGGAAAGCGGCCGGGTGGTGATGGACGGGCCGGCCGAGGCGCTGCGCGAGAACCCGGACGTCAAGGAATTCTATCTCGGCATGTCCGACCAGGGCCGCAAGAGCTTTCGCGACGTGCGGTCCTATCGCCGGCGCAAGCGCTGGCTGGCCTGA
- a CDS encoding AMP-binding protein codes for MQNAEAAQAGLQSIPALLARNAERFGNRPAYREKEFGIWQSWTWAEAAAEIRDLALGFLVLGLNRGDHVAIIGRNRPAHYWAMVAAQMCGAVPVPLYQDAVADEMAYVLDHCGARFVICGDQEQVDKVLEVGERAPSVEHIVYTDKRGMRKYDHSHMNALTDVQAEGRAAAQRLGHEVDARTAALGYDDTCVMLYTSGTTGKPKGVVLSNRNIIETGRNTATFDHLTEREEVLAYLPMAWVGDFIFSVGQAYWAGFTVNCPEGAHTMMTDLREIGPTYFFAPPRVFEGQLTSVMIRMEDAGRIKRWLFRHFMEVARRVGPALLDGRPVGGPDRLRYALGNLLVYGPLKNTLGYSRIRVGYTAGEAIGPEIFDFYRSLGINLKQLYGQTEASVFITQQPDGQVRSDTVGVPSPGVELRIAENGEVFYRSPGTFVEYYNNPDSTASTKDAEGWVATGDAGFFEEGSGHLRIIDRAKDVGRMADGRMFAPKYVENKLKFYPNILEAVVFGAGRDMCTAFINIDLTAVGNWAERNNIAYASYQELAGHPQVYATIKDHVEAVNESIAQDPMLSGCQISRFLVLHKELDPDDGEMTRTRKVRRNIIAEKYADLIAALYDGRDTVSTRTEVTYEDGRKGEIRAVVKIEDARTFPTQTMQKVAAE; via the coding sequence ATGCAGAACGCTGAGGCGGCCCAGGCCGGTTTGCAGTCTATCCCAGCGTTGCTGGCGCGCAATGCCGAACGGTTCGGCAACCGGCCGGCCTATCGGGAAAAGGAATTCGGGATCTGGCAAAGCTGGACCTGGGCCGAGGCCGCGGCCGAGATCCGCGATCTGGCGCTGGGCTTCCTGGTGCTGGGGCTGAACCGGGGCGATCATGTCGCCATCATCGGCCGCAACCGCCCGGCGCATTACTGGGCCATGGTCGCGGCGCAGATGTGCGGCGCGGTGCCGGTGCCGCTGTATCAGGACGCGGTGGCCGACGAGATGGCCTATGTGCTGGACCATTGCGGCGCCCGCTTCGTCATCTGCGGCGACCAGGAACAGGTGGACAAGGTGCTGGAGGTGGGCGAACGCGCCCCCTCGGTCGAGCATATCGTCTATACCGACAAGCGCGGCATGCGGAAATACGACCATTCCCACATGAACGCGCTGACCGACGTGCAGGCCGAAGGCCGCGCCGCCGCGCAGCGCCTGGGCCATGAGGTGGACGCGCGCACCGCCGCGCTGGGCTATGACGATACCTGCGTGATGCTGTATACCTCGGGCACCACCGGCAAGCCCAAGGGCGTGGTGCTGTCGAACCGCAACATCATCGAGACCGGCCGCAACACCGCCACCTTCGACCATCTGACCGAGCGCGAGGAGGTGCTGGCCTATCTGCCGATGGCCTGGGTCGGCGATTTCATCTTCTCGGTCGGGCAGGCCTATTGGGCCGGCTTCACCGTGAACTGCCCCGAAGGCGCGCATACGATGATGACCGACCTGCGCGAGATCGGCCCGACCTATTTCTTCGCCCCGCCCCGCGTCTTCGAGGGCCAGCTGACCTCGGTGATGATCCGCATGGAGGATGCCGGCCGCATCAAGCGCTGGCTGTTCCGGCATTTCATGGAGGTCGCGCGCCGCGTCGGCCCGGCGCTGCTGGACGGCCGGCCGGTCGGCGGACCGGACCGGCTGCGCTATGCCTTGGGCAATCTGCTGGTCTATGGCCCGCTGAAGAACACCCTGGGCTATTCCCGCATCCGAGTGGGCTATACGGCGGGCGAGGCGATCGGTCCCGAGATCTTCGATTTCTACCGCAGCCTCGGCATCAACCTGAAGCAGCTCTACGGCCAGACCGAGGCCTCGGTCTTTATCACCCAGCAGCCGGACGGGCAGGTGCGCTCGGACACCGTCGGTGTGCCCTCGCCCGGGGTGGAGCTGAGGATCGCCGAGAATGGCGAGGTCTTCTATCGCTCGCCCGGCACTTTTGTGGAATATTACAACAATCCCGACAGCACCGCCTCGACCAAGGATGCCGAGGGCTGGGTGGCGACCGGCGACGCCGGCTTCTTCGAGGAAGGCTCGGGCCATCTGCGCATCATCGACCGCGCCAAGGACGTGGGCCGCATGGCGGACGGCCGGATGTTCGCGCCGAAATATGTCGAGAACAAGCTGAAGTTCTATCCCAACATCCTGGAGGCGGTGGTCTTCGGCGCCGGCCGCGACATGTGCACCGCCTTCATCAACATCGACCTGACCGCGGTCGGCAACTGGGCCGAGCGCAACAACATCGCCTATGCCAGCTATCAGGAACTGGCCGGCCATCCGCAGGTCTATGCCACGATCAAGGACCATGTCGAGGCGGTGAATGAATCCATCGCCCAGGATCCGATGCTCTCGGGTTGCCAGATCAGCCGCTTCCTGGTGCTGCACAAGGAACTGGACCCCGATGATGGCGAGATGACCCGCACCCGCAAGGTGCGCCGCAACATCATCGCCGAGAAATATGCCGACCTGATCGCGGCGCTTTATGACGGGCGCGACACGGTCAGCACCCGCACCGAGGTGACCTACGAGGACGGCCGCAAGGGCGAGATCCGCGCGGTGGTGAAGATCGAGGACGCCCGGACCTTCCCGACCCAAACCATGCAGAAGGTGGCCGCGGAATGA
- a CDS encoding branched-chain amino acid ABC transporter permease, with protein MEFLYASEILLNGLMAGVMYSLVALGFVLIYKASGVFNYAQGVMALFAAMTLVGIMEGRVPFAHLINATFGVHVSSFGWTVPGLFAIALTALIMVGLAIAIEKLVLKHLVGQEPIILFMATIGLAWFLEGLGDVMWGADVKVLDVGLPQGISETVETATNNWLGYGFFIDRLDIWATLIAAVLVAALVGFSQYTKQGRAMRAVADDHQAALSVGISLRFIWIMVWSIAGFVALVAGIMWGTKSGVQFSLSLIALKALPVLMLGGFTSIPGAIVGGLIIGMGEKLFEYFVGPMVGGATENWFAYVLALLFLVFRPQGLFGERIIERV; from the coding sequence ATGGAGTTTCTTTACGCAAGCGAGATCCTGCTGAACGGCCTGATGGCCGGGGTGATGTATTCGCTGGTCGCCCTGGGCTTCGTGCTGATCTACAAGGCCTCGGGCGTCTTCAACTATGCCCAGGGGGTGATGGCGCTGTTCGCCGCCATGACGCTGGTGGGCATCATGGAGGGCCGGGTGCCTTTCGCGCATCTGATCAACGCCACCTTCGGCGTGCATGTCAGCAGCTTCGGCTGGACCGTGCCGGGGCTGTTCGCCATCGCGCTGACCGCGCTGATCATGGTCGGTCTTGCCATCGCCATCGAGAAGCTGGTGCTGAAGCACCTGGTCGGGCAGGAGCCGATCATCCTGTTCATGGCCACCATCGGCCTGGCCTGGTTCCTGGAGGGCCTGGGCGACGTGATGTGGGGGGCCGACGTCAAGGTGCTGGACGTGGGCCTGCCGCAGGGCATTTCCGAAACCGTCGAGACGGCGACGAACAACTGGCTGGGCTACGGCTTCTTCATCGACCGGCTGGACATCTGGGCCACCCTGATCGCGGCGGTGCTGGTGGCGGCGCTGGTCGGCTTCTCGCAATATACCAAGCAGGGCCGGGCGATGCGCGCCGTGGCCGACGACCACCAGGCGGCGCTGTCGGTGGGCATCAGCCTGCGCTTCATCTGGATCATGGTCTGGTCGATCGCCGGCTTCGTGGCGCTGGTCGCGGGCATCATGTGGGGCACGAAATCGGGGGTGCAGTTCAGCCTGTCGCTGATCGCGCTGAAGGCGCTGCCGGTGCTGATGCTCGGCGGGTTCACCTCGATCCCCGGTGCCATCGTCGGCGGGCTGATCATCGGCATGGGCGAGAAGCTGTTCGAATATTTCGTCGGCCCGATGGTCGGCGGCGCGACCGAGAACTGGTTCGCCTATGTGCTGGCGCTGCTCTTCCTCGTGTTCCGGCCGCAGGGCCTGTTCGGCGAGCGCATCATCGAAAGGGTCTGA
- a CDS encoding PAS-domain containing protein, with the protein MPGLEMPSNDRHAELTRSGLNLIQQAISIFDAELRLAVCNRPYQAMFGLPDELTRPGASFQDTIRYLVHRGEYGPQDDPETAIRERVDQARTFQPHYMERKRADGRWISVEGAPLSQGGWIAVYTDITQIKRQEELLRARSEELSELVLDHAERLSAANRALAATNAALEEAKRILTESEARTRHVTAMVPAHIAHMDRDYRYTFSNNQISMVFPGSDASIIGRQCETVLGAETFARIRPHLDRAIAGQPQVFEITHPPSGRRIRIALTPDQNGRGVYILSTDVTAEVQAREALTHAAKRAVAAQMTSGLAHDFGNLLTIILGLQGRLARAELPPEQAEDVQATLAAARRGVRLLDGMAALTGRREHQPQPVGLRAMLDDLAAMTRPTLGAGVALDSRIGELPARVMLDPGALQDALLNLILNARDAMQGRGRITVEIRPAGRWLEIAVTDTGPGFSAVALARATEPFFTTKGSRGTGLGLSMVYDQIKLSGGTLRLSNAEAGGARVTIRLPLRAVRPHLVLLVEDDDAIRAHIREMLTAQGHSVIEAGSLSEARGLTDLPGLTLILSDLQLGDGSGADLRGRGLPLILMTALPPGDPRRSGLDGPVLTKPFGDTELAVAMAETDD; encoded by the coding sequence ATGCCAGGATTGGAGATGCCCTCGAACGACCGGCACGCCGAACTGACGCGTTCGGGGCTGAACCTGATCCAGCAGGCGATCTCGATCTTCGACGCCGAGTTGCGACTGGCGGTCTGCAACCGTCCCTATCAGGCGATGTTCGGCCTGCCGGACGAACTGACCCGGCCCGGCGCCAGCTTCCAGGACACCATCCGCTACCTGGTGCATCGCGGCGAATACGGGCCGCAGGACGACCCCGAGACCGCGATCCGCGAGCGCGTCGACCAGGCCCGCACCTTCCAGCCGCATTACATGGAAAGGAAGCGCGCCGACGGCCGCTGGATCTCGGTCGAGGGGGCGCCGCTGTCGCAGGGCGGCTGGATCGCGGTCTATACCGACATCACCCAGATCAAGCGGCAGGAGGAACTGCTGCGCGCCCGCTCCGAGGAGCTGTCGGAACTGGTGCTGGACCATGCCGAGCGGCTGTCGGCCGCGAACCGGGCGCTGGCCGCGACCAATGCCGCGCTGGAGGAGGCCAAGCGCATCCTGACCGAATCCGAGGCGCGCACCCGCCATGTCACCGCCATGGTCCCGGCCCATATCGCGCATATGGATCGCGACTATCGCTATACCTTCTCGAACAACCAGATCTCGATGGTGTTTCCCGGCTCGGACGCCTCGATCATCGGCCGGCAATGCGAAACGGTGCTGGGGGCCGAGACCTTCGCCCGCATCCGCCCGCATCTGGATCGCGCCATCGCCGGCCAGCCGCAGGTGTTCGAGATCACCCACCCGCCATCGGGCCGGCGCATCCGCATCGCGCTGACCCCGGACCAGAACGGCCGCGGCGTCTATATCCTGTCCACCGACGTCACCGCCGAGGTGCAGGCGCGCGAGGCGCTGACCCATGCGGCGAAGCGTGCGGTGGCGGCGCAGATGACCTCGGGGCTGGCGCATGATTTCGGCAACCTGCTGACCATCATCCTGGGCCTGCAGGGCCGGCTGGCCCGCGCCGAGCTGCCGCCGGAGCAGGCCGAGGACGTGCAGGCGACGCTGGCCGCTGCCCGGCGCGGGGTGCGGCTGCTCGACGGCATGGCGGCGCTGACCGGACGGCGCGAGCACCAGCCGCAGCCGGTCGGGCTGCGCGCCATGCTGGACGATCTGGCGGCGATGACCCGGCCGACGCTGGGCGCGGGCGTGGCGCTGGACAGCCGCATCGGCGAGCTGCCGGCACGGGTGATGCTGGATCCCGGCGCGCTGCAGGACGCGCTGCTCAACCTGATCCTGAACGCCCGCGACGCCATGCAGGGCCGGGGCCGGATCACCGTCGAGATCCGCCCCGCCGGGCGCTGGCTGGAAATCGCGGTCACCGATACCGGCCCCGGCTTCTCGGCCGTGGCGCTGGCGCGGGCCACCGAGCCCTTCTTCACCACCAAGGGCAGCCGCGGCACCGGCCTGGGCCTGTCGATGGTCTATGACCAGATCAAACTGTCGGGCGGCACATTGCGGCTGTCCAACGCCGAGGCCGGTGGCGCGCGGGTCACCATCCGCCTGCCGCTGCGCGCCGTCCGCCCGCATCTGGTGTTGCTGGTCGAGGATGACGACGCCATCCGCGCCCATATCCGCGAGATGCTGACCGCCCAGGGCCATTCGGTGATCGAGGCCGGCTCGCTGTCCGAGGCGCGCGGGTTGACCGATCTTCCCGGCCTGACGCTGATCCTGTCCGACCTGCAACTGGGCGACGGTTCGGGCGCCGATCTGCGGGGCCGCGGCCTGCCGCTGATCCTGATGACGGCGCTGCCGCCGGGCGATCCGCGCAGATCGGGGCTTGACGGGCCGGTCCTGACCAAGCCCTTTGGCGACACCGAACTGGCCGTGGCCATGGCAGAGACCGATGACTGA